One Candidatus Parvarchaeota archaeon genomic window, GATTTTTTGACAAATCATATTACTTGTGACAAGCCCGCCTGCAAATTTGCTTGTGCCGTCAACACCATCAGTGCCTATCGATGCCGCCACGAATTTTGTCTTGCCTGCGGAATTTAAAAGCAAGCTCCCAAGTACAAGCTCCTGATTCCTGCCGCCTACTCCACATCCTGTTACCTTAACTGTGGTCTCACCGCCTGCAACAACTGCCGAGTGATTTTCAAGAAGAAGGCGGAGGTTTTTTCCCGCGTCAACTGCATTTCCCTTCAGTTTTTCAACTGCAATGTCTGTAATGCCGGACTTGTTAAGTTCCTTTATTGCCGCCTGCACAGGCGTCATGTTATCCGCCAGGATATATATATCATTATTGGGACTTTTTGCTTTTGGCGTTTCAGCAAACATGCCGCCCAAACCTTTCATTATGTGTTTGCAACAAGGGTTTGATTCTTCCCAAAGGCCGTATTTAATAAGTATATTATTTGCATCTAAGTATGTGGTTGGGTCTGGGACTGTTGGGCCTGATGCAATTACGTCCAGGTCGTTTCCCTCAACATCCGACAAAACAAGGGTTATGGATGCCTTTCCTCTGAATTTTTCAACAAGCCTGCCGCCTTTA contains:
- a CDS encoding DUF4147 domain-containing protein, translated to KGGRLVEKFRGKASITLVLSDVEGNDLDVIASGPTVPDPTTYLDANNILIKYGLWEESNPCCKHIMKGLGGMFAETPKAKSPNNDIYILADNMTPVQAAIKELNKSGITDIAVEKLKGNAVDAGKNLRLLLENHSAVVAGGETTVKVTGCGVGGRNQELVLGSLLLNSAGKTKFVAASIGTDGVDGTSKFAGGLVTSNMICQKIKVRLALENNDSSAFLESNSLAIMTGPSGTNLNDVCIFLRIK